TCGTGCAAAAAAATCGTCCGGCGGACCAGCTCAGGATATTTCTGGAAAGAAACCGCAACCAGCCGGGCATCGTCTATGCCCTGAGCCGCAAGCGGGTGGAAGAAGTGGCGCAGAGGTTATGTGACACGGGTTTGGCGGCGGCTCCCTATCATGCCGGGCTCGGGGACGGGGAACGGCAGCGGGTGCAGGAGGCTTTCCTGCGGGACGACCTGCAGATCGTGGTGGCCACCGTGGCCTTCGGCATGGGCATCGACAAGTCCAACGTCCGCTTCGTGGTCCATTACGACCTGCCGAAGAATATCGAAAGCTACTACCAGGAAACCGGCCGCGCAGGCCGCGACGGTCTTCCCGCCGAAGCCCTGCTGCTGTTCGGCTATGGGGATATCGCCATCAGCCGGGGTCTGATCGAGCAGGGTCGCAATGAACGCCAGAATCGCATCGAGCTTCACAAGCTGCAGGCCATGGTCGCCTTCGCCGAGGCCCTGACCTGTCGTCGCCGCGTTTTGCTCGGATATTTCGGGGATTCCCTGGAGGAGGACTGCGGCAACTGCGACATCTGTCTGGATCCTCCGGAAACGTATGATGCCACCCAGGATGCGCAAAAGGCCCTGAGCTGCGTTTATCGGGTCGGGCAGCGTTTTGGGGCGGGTCACGTCATAGACGTGCTGAGGGGGGCCGAAACCCAGCGGGTGCGTAATCTCGGCCACAATCGACTCTCCACCTACGGCATCGGCACCCATCTCGGCAAGGATGAATGGGGCAGCCTGATCCAGCAGCTGATTCACCGGGGTTATTTGATTCAGGATGTTGGAAACTATTCGGTTTTGAAGTTGACCGAAGCCGCCCGCCCCCTTCTGCGCGGGGATCTGAAACTGCTGCTGGCCCGCCCCCGGGTGAGGATCGCTCCCGCGAAAAAGTCCGCGGCCAGAAGCGCTGTTTCCAGGGATGGCGACCCGGGCCTTTTCGAAGCCCTGCGGCGCCTGCGGAAGCAGATCGCCGATCGCGATGGGGTGCCCCCCTTCGTCGTATTCACCGATGCCGCCCTCGCCGAAATGTCTGCGGAAAAACCCCTCGACGACGCTTCTTTTCTGGGAATCAATGGTGTCGGGCAGGTCAAGTTGGAGCGGTACGGAAAGGATTTTCTGGATCTGATCCGTTCTTTTGACTGAATTTCATTTCTCGCCCATGTGAAGAATTTTTATGAAGATCGTCAGTTTCAATATCAACGGCATCCGGGCCCGTCTGCATCAGCTTCAGTCGATCATTGAACGGCATCGACCGGACATCATCGGTCTGCAGGAAATCAAGGTGCAGGACGGCGATTTTCCCATCGCCGCCATCCGGGGTATGGGCTACCAGGTCCATTTTCACGGGCAGAAGAGCCACTATGGCGTCGCTCTGCTGTCAAAGAGCGAGCCACTCGCAGTCGACAAGGGTTTTCCCGAGGACGGACCGGAGGACCAGCGGCGTCTCATCGCCGCCGACTATCCGTTGCCGGACGGCACCCGGCTGCGGGTGGTCAACGGCTATTTTCCCCAGGGCGAAAGCCGTGGTCATCCGGTCAAGTTTCCGGCCAAGAAACGTTTTTTCGAAAATCTGCATGCGCTTCTACACCAGAAATTCCACCCGGAAGATAAGCTGGTGCTCATGGGCGACGCCAATGTCGCTCCGGATGATCTGGATGTCGGAATCGGTGAGGATAACATTCTTCGATGGTTGCGCAGCGGCAAGTGCAGTTTTTTGCCGGAGGAGCGGGACTGGCTGAAAAAACTTCAGGATTGGGGGCTGGTCGATACCTTTCGCCTCAGATACCCCACGATCTGTGACCGTTTCAGCTGGTTCGACTACCGCAGTCGCGGCTTTGAGCGGGAGCCCAGAAGGGGTCTGCGCATCGATCTGCTGCTGGCCACCGATTCCCTGGCCGTCTGCTGCTCTGATTCAGGCATCGATTACGATATCCGTGCCATGGAGCGGCCCTCTGATCATTGCCCGGTCTGGGCTGAATTCGACCTTCCAATTCGGCTTTCGTTCTGAAAATTCAAACGAATAATATCCTATCTCAACGAAAAATAACCTTTCCTGGCCGGCTCCCTCTTTTCAAACGAGGGATGAATTCCCCGAAAAAGGTTGACAATTTAAGGCCAAAGCTGGTATTGACCAAAGCGTTTGAGCGTTACCTTTTTGTTAGGTCACAGTTTGAATTTCATGTGGAGATGGTGTCGGGACGGCGTGGGGTCGTTCTCGATTTGTCGTAAAAAGATGGAAGGTCTAGGAGGAAAAATCGTGAACCGCAAACAGATCGTATTGGTTGGCGCCCTGTGCGCCGCAGTATTCGCCCTGTCCCTGGTGTCCAACGCCATGGCCGCAGAAGATTTTGAACGCTGGAGCGTCAGCACTCAGATCATGTATCTCGACGTAGATCTTGATGCTGAACTTCTTGATGTAAGTTCTGAAGACGCCATGACTGGCGGTCTGGTGGTGGAATACTTCTTCACCCCCAACATCAGTGCTGAATTGGTAGCAGCGGTTGCCCATCTTGATCTTGAAGTTCGTGGTGTTACTGACGGTGAGACCTGGGTACTGCCCCCCTCGATTTATGCCAAGTACCACTTCATGCCTCAGGCAAAAATCAGCCCCTATGTCGGTGTTGGTCTCAACTGGATGTACTTCTGGGACACCAACACGGATGCCACCGATCTCCATATCGACAACAGCTTCGGCTGGAACGCCAAAGTTGGTGCTGATATCCAACTTTTTGACAACGTGTATGCCAATGTCGATATCATGTATCTGAACAACGAAACCGAATTCGACACCGGTCTGCCTGGAGTAAGAAACCTTGATCTCGACGTTGAAGTCTGGAGCTACAACGTTGGCCTGAAATACCGCTTCTAAGATTTTAATTTAAATCGCTGAAGTTCGAATGGCCGGTCCAAAGGACCGGCCATTCTTTTTGACAAAGTCCCTGGCGTCTTTTCAGTCCCTTATGTCCTATGGCCTTTGAATGACGAGCAGCAAAAAAAGGCCGGGCATGTGCCCGGCCTCCTCTGTCAACCTTGTCAGTTGTCAACTACCCGGGTACCACCATACAACAGACAATTTCCACCCGGCGATTGCGCCTTCGGCCCTCGGCGGAACCGTTGTCCGCGATGGGAACCGACTCCCCGTAGCCGCGAGCATGCAGCCGGCTGCCGTCGATGTTGAAGTTTTCGATCAGATACGCTCGAACGCTTTCCGCCCGGCGCAGGGACAGGTCCCTGTTGCGGGATGCGGAGCCCGTGGCATCGGTATGCCCGGCGATGAGAATTTTCTGGTCCGGGTATTTTCGGACAAAGGCTGCCGCGCGGGCCAGTTCGTCACGATAGCCTTGTTTGATATCCGCCTGGCCGACATCGAACCGGATCGAGAGGGTGAGGGAAACAGGGCAGCCTTTATCGTTCACCATGACCCCTTTGGCCGTGCCGGGGCAATTGTCGAGAGGATCGAAGACACCATCGCCGTCACTGTCCCGCGGACAGCCTTGCCGATCGACGCTGATGGAAGACGGAGTGGCCGGACACCGGTCGACGTGGTCCGGGACGCCGTCGCCATCGGAGTCTCTGGGGCATCCCCGCTCATCCACCGGAATCCCTTTCGGAGTTCCGGAACAGGCGTCGAGGTCGTCGGGAACCTTGTCACCGTCGCTGTCCGGCCGGCATCCGGCACTGTCGACAGCAGCCCCTGCCGGCGTCCCCGGGCACTTGTCGATGCCGTCATGAACACCGTCACCGTCACTGTCCAACGGCTGTACAATGGGAGCTGGTGTTTTGTCCTGCCCGCCGAACTGATAAATGAGTCCGGCCGAATAGATGAAGTTGTTTTGAGGGTCGCCGAAAGCGAAAATATGCCTCAGGTCTCCGCGAAAGGCCAGTGAATCGGTCAGGAAATACTTCAGGCCGACTCCGTAGTTGAGAAGAAAATCGGTGTTGGAGCGGTGGCGGTCGGGATCAAGGGTGATTCCGCCCAATCCGCCGGCAATGAAGGGGACCAGCGGGCTGTCGGGTATGAAGTGGTATAGGGCGTCGAGACGGTAAACCAGTCCATCGACATCATCACCGGCGCCGGAACCCGCATCCGCGTCGAAATAGTTGAGGACGAATTCGGTGCTCCAGGTGTCGGTCAGATTGTAACCGAGGCCCAGACTATAGGTCAGGGCGTCGTCGAGGTCCTGGTCGCCCTCGAAAACATATCCGCCCGCCATCGGCGAAAGCGAGAAGGCGCCCGATCGATTGGCGGCATTGGCGCCGCCGGGAGAGAGCACAAAGGTGAGCAGCACTGCCATCAAGGCAGGCAGGAAGCTTCTCAGCCTTTTCATGGGAATATCTCCTGAAACATGGGAAAAAACAAAATCAAATCAGATAATATCACTCCAGGTGGGCAATGCAAGGATTATCTGGATCCGGTGGGCGAACTTCCCGGCGACTTACCGGGACCCAGGAAGTTGCCATTCATTTGGCAAAACCCGGCAGTTCCTGGATACGCCAGGATTCTTGACCCCTGCAGTCGAGTGCATTACATTGGTGATATTCAAAGAACGGAGTTTATCAAACTATGAGCAAAATCGAGCTGCCCAAGGAAAAGCATGTGGGGCATCTGACGCTTCTTCGCCGTGCCCGAACCATCACTCCCAAAGAGTTCAATGCCCTGTCCTTTGCTGAGCGGTTGGAGATCGTTCGCCTCTCGGATGGACGAGCCAAATATAATCTGATATTGGAGGCTGCGGATGGACGGGAACTGGTTCGCGCCCTTCCCGCGCAGGACATTTACGTGCTGATCAAGGACCTGGGCATGGAAGATGTCTCCGAACTGATTGCCCTGGCCTCCGCCGAGCAGGTAACCTCCTTCATCGATCTCGATGCCTGGGACAGGGACAGCATGGATGGTAGTAAGGCCCTGAAGTGGTTGGTGCTGGCGCTGGAGGAAGGGGAAGAAAGCATCCTGCAGCGTTTCCGGGAACTCGATTTTCAAATGCTGGTTCTGATCCTCCAGAAATTCCTGACCGTTACCCAGGGTCTTGAAGTTTTGTTGGACGAAGATGCCATGCAGGAGGGGGCGGGGGCTGGGAATATTTATCAGGTCCGGTTCCGGGATTCTGAAAGTGCCAAGGTGATCGGTGAGATGCTCGACATTCTCTACCGTCGCGATCAGGCTTTCTATATGCAACTGATGGAGGGTGTCCGGAGCGAATTGTCCTCCCTACTTGAAGAAGATGTTTTTCAAGAGCGTTCACTGCGGCTGATGGATCTGGGTTTTCCTCACCCCGACGAGGTTATGGAGATCTATGCGAGGATCGATCCCCGGAGTTTCGATCCCGCCCTTTTTGACCGCTCTGTCGGCCTTTCCCAGATGGAAGGGACTCCTCCGGGGTTTGTCCTGACCGTTGGCCGTGCCCGCAATCTACTGGCTCAGGTTTTCGAAGCCGGCGTCAGCGAGAACACTGCCTGGGAGCTGAGCTTTCTTCTGAACAAAGCCATGGTGGCCGATAGTGTCGATATGGGGGAGCGCTCTCAGGTTCAGGGAGAACTGGAAATTGTTTACGGCTATCTCAATCTGGCGCTGGAGCAGTTTTGCGGGAATGATGTGCAGAAAGCGGCTGCCCTTTTCGACCGAACCTACCTCCTGGCCCTGTTCCGCTTCGGGTTTAATCTGACCCTGACATTGCAGAGTCGGGCCAGTGAAGTACGGCGTTCGACGGTGGGACCCTATCTGGATGGTCCCTATGCAGCCCTTGTGTCTGCACTGATGTCCCCAAAACCGCTCTATTTCTCCGGACTGGAGGAAGGGGGGCGTCCGGCTGTGACTCGTCCTTTCGCGTCCCTGGAAGAAGTGGAAAGGTGCTCCATCTGGTTGGAAGAGATCGAGGCCCAGCGGCGCCTGTTCGAAAAGCATTTCTCTTTCGACCTGCCGGGGCCCGACGACCTCGACCTTGCCGGCTGCCTGCCGGATGATGCACGGCAAATTACTCTCTCGGACTTTTTCCTGACCGCCCTTGCCAACCGAATTTGCGGCCGGCCCTTTCTGCCGCAGCCCGTTCCCCGGGAGGACTTGCAGCCAATTCACGAGAAGGTCAATGAAAACAGGAGAATTGCTTCCTGGTTACGGCGCGAGACCCTGACCTGGATCGATACTCTTGAATCTCAAGCTGCAAGTTTCGTAGAATTCTGCCTTGAAATATGGGATGAAGAGTTCTGCCCTCTGGATCCCGACCAGCTCGATCCCCGCTATATCGGAGGCCTTATAATTCGCATGAGCTGATTGAATTTCGATGAATTTAATCTACACTCCTGAAAGTCTTGGTTCCCCATCGGTCCGCCTTTCAAGAAAATAGCGTCCTTGAAATAAAATTCGTAAATGATGCTTGATTTAGTCTGTCACATATGTTATGAGGCTTAAATGAAGTGGCGTCCCGGTGGGGCGATCCCGCTTGTCCGGCACTCATCAGGCGAGGCGGCGCTGGCGGGTCCTTTCTTTTTTACTGGTTGCCTTTAGCAACCGGCATGCTTCACGTAAACGAGAAAAAGGAGTGAAAAGATGGCAGAAGGGGTTGTGAAGTGGTTTAATGATGCCAAGGGTTTCGGGTTTATCGAGCAGGAGGGTGGACCGGATGTATTTGTACATTTTTCGGTAATCCAGTGCGAAGGATTCAAGTCCCTGGCCGAAGGTGAGAAGGTAAGTTTCGATATTACCGAAGGTCAGAAAGGCCCCCAGGCCGCCAACGTCATAAAACTCGGATAATCCAACTTCAAATTGGCAGAAAAGCTCCGCAGCGGTCGCTACGGAGCTTTTTTCATTGGACTGGCGCACGACTCGTCCTGTCTGCACGGTTCAGTCCAGCATCTGCCGGGCTCCCGGGGAGCAGGCCCGATTCCCGATCACCGCCGCTTCGAATTTTATTTGGCGGGTAGCAGGCGAACCACCGTTTCGAGGTGC
The genomic region above belongs to Syntrophotaleaceae bacterium and contains:
- the xthA gene encoding exodeoxyribonuclease III; the encoded protein is MKIVSFNINGIRARLHQLQSIIERHRPDIIGLQEIKVQDGDFPIAAIRGMGYQVHFHGQKSHYGVALLSKSEPLAVDKGFPEDGPEDQRRLIAADYPLPDGTRLRVVNGYFPQGESRGHPVKFPAKKRFFENLHALLHQKFHPEDKLVLMGDANVAPDDLDVGIGEDNILRWLRSGKCSFLPEERDWLKKLQDWGLVDTFRLRYPTICDRFSWFDYRSRGFEREPRRGLRIDLLLATDSLAVCCSDSGIDYDIRAMERPSDHCPVWAEFDLPIRLSF
- a CDS encoding OmpW family outer membrane protein; amino-acid sequence: MNRKQIVLVGALCAAVFALSLVSNAMAAEDFERWSVSTQIMYLDVDLDAELLDVSSEDAMTGGLVVEYFFTPNISAELVAAVAHLDLEVRGVTDGETWVLPPSIYAKYHFMPQAKISPYVGVGLNWMYFWDTNTDATDLHIDNSFGWNAKVGADIQLFDNVYANVDIMYLNNETEFDTGLPGVRNLDLDVEVWSYNVGLKYRF
- a CDS encoding DUF6178 family protein, yielding MSKIELPKEKHVGHLTLLRRARTITPKEFNALSFAERLEIVRLSDGRAKYNLILEAADGRELVRALPAQDIYVLIKDLGMEDVSELIALASAEQVTSFIDLDAWDRDSMDGSKALKWLVLALEEGEESILQRFRELDFQMLVLILQKFLTVTQGLEVLLDEDAMQEGAGAGNIYQVRFRDSESAKVIGEMLDILYRRDQAFYMQLMEGVRSELSSLLEEDVFQERSLRLMDLGFPHPDEVMEIYARIDPRSFDPALFDRSVGLSQMEGTPPGFVLTVGRARNLLAQVFEAGVSENTAWELSFLLNKAMVADSVDMGERSQVQGELEIVYGYLNLALEQFCGNDVQKAAALFDRTYLLALFRFGFNLTLTLQSRASEVRRSTVGPYLDGPYAALVSALMSPKPLYFSGLEEGGRPAVTRPFASLEEVERCSIWLEEIEAQRRLFEKHFSFDLPGPDDLDLAGCLPDDARQITLSDFFLTALANRICGRPFLPQPVPREDLQPIHEKVNENRRIASWLRRETLTWIDTLESQAASFVEFCLEIWDEEFCPLDPDQLDPRYIGGLIIRMS
- a CDS encoding cold-shock protein; this encodes MAEGVVKWFNDAKGFGFIEQEGGPDVFVHFSVIQCEGFKSLAEGEKVSFDITEGQKGPQAANVIKLG
- a CDS encoding OmpA family protein, which translates into the protein MKRLRSFLPALMAVLLTFVLSPGGANAANRSGAFSLSPMAGGYVFEGDQDLDDALTYSLGLGYNLTDTWSTEFVLNYFDADAGSGAGDDVDGLVYRLDALYHFIPDSPLVPFIAGGLGGITLDPDRHRSNTDFLLNYGVGLKYFLTDSLAFRGDLRHIFAFGDPQNNFIYSAGLIYQFGGQDKTPAPIVQPLDSDGDGVHDGIDKCPGTPAGAAVDSAGCRPDSDGDKVPDDLDACSGTPKGIPVDERGCPRDSDGDGVPDHVDRCPATPSSISVDRQGCPRDSDGDGVFDPLDNCPGTAKGVMVNDKGCPVSLTLSIRFDVGQADIKQGYRDELARAAAFVRKYPDQKILIAGHTDATGSASRNRDLSLRRAESVRAYLIENFNIDGSRLHARGYGESVPIADNGSAEGRRRNRRVEIVCCMVVPG
- the recQ gene encoding DNA helicase RecQ is translated as MTLNDPTLQSTTPLDTLQRVFGYRAFRPHQQEIVQGLIAGNDTFVLMPTGGGKSLCYQIPALHRPGIGIVVSPLISLMKDQVDALRANGVKAAYYNSSLGQRESRQVLRQLHGNQLDLLYVAPERLMTEGFLERLKNLEVALFAIDEAHCVSQWGHDFRPEYIQLGALRRHFPEVPVIALTATADEQTRRDILERLGLKNARCFAAGFDRPNIRYTVVQKNRPADQLRIFLERNRNQPGIVYALSRKRVEEVAQRLCDTGLAAAPYHAGLGDGERQRVQEAFLRDDLQIVVATVAFGMGIDKSNVRFVVHYDLPKNIESYYQETGRAGRDGLPAEALLLFGYGDIAISRGLIEQGRNERQNRIELHKLQAMVAFAEALTCRRRVLLGYFGDSLEEDCGNCDICLDPPETYDATQDAQKALSCVYRVGQRFGAGHVIDVLRGAETQRVRNLGHNRLSTYGIGTHLGKDEWGSLIQQLIHRGYLIQDVGNYSVLKLTEAARPLLRGDLKLLLARPRVRIAPAKKSAARSAVSRDGDPGLFEALRRLRKQIADRDGVPPFVVFTDAALAEMSAEKPLDDASFLGINGVGQVKLERYGKDFLDLIRSFD